The region TCTGCACCGGCTCTTGCCTCTGCTGAGTCTTCCTCACCCAGCCACCCTCAGGCGATCAGGCGATCAGGCCCCTCCGTCAGAGGCTGTCCCCAGCCTTGCTGTCCCATGGCTCTCTTTCTCACTACTCTTCTCCTCTCCACACAGTATTTATGACCATCTAAAAGTACCTCtgttaccctggctggtgtggctcagtggattgagtccctaCCTGTGGTCCCTACCTGTGAACcacaaggtcactggttcgattcccagtcagggtatatgcctgggttgtgggccaggtccctggttgggggcacatgagaggcaaccacacattgatgtctctcttcctctctttctctctcccttcccctctctctaaaaatgaaaaataaaatctttttttaaaaaagtaaaagtaccTCTGTTAAAAATTCTCTTACTGCCACTCCTGAGCTCCCGGAACCGGTCTTCCTGTTTAGCCCACAGCGGTGTCTGCATCATCCGATTCAGGCTGGGCCCCTGGGAATGGCGGGAGCTGTGTGTCTCCCGCCCAAGTGCTTCCAGAGGGTTGGTGTGTATCTGGTGTACAACAGGCCACAGGCATGTGCACATACAGACTGCCTCCCAGTTGGCAAGCCACACAGGACATGCAGCCGGGCCCTGGCTTGCCAGCTCATCCCACCTGGCTGCCCACCAGGCCCAAAGGCCTCCTGCACCAGCCCACAGGGACGTCTGGACCTCAGCATGGACTGTGCCTGCTTGAGCGCCAACTTTGAACAGGTCCTGGGTGGCCAGAGCAGCCTAGCCTACTATGGCTGCTGTTCTGTGCAGGACATCAAGAAAAATATCACCCTCCTCGTGGTGGCCAAGTAGGCAGCTGCCCCTCTGAAGGCCAAGGCCAGTGGGGCTCCTTGCCAGCGGAGAGGCTGGTGGGGGCTTCAGGGGTAGGGCTGCAGGCCCAGGGGCCGGTTTTCCACTCTCTCACTCCACTTTGCCTGGGCTGGGTCCTGGCCTCAGGGCCACAGGGGTGGAGTCTGTGCAGCCTGCTTGGGGAGCTGGGGACGACAAGGACATGgactgggtgggggtggtggaggctTGGTGACTTCCTGAGCAtgaggttctttttttaaacctattttattgattatgctattacagttgtcccattttttctgccctttatccCCCGCCAacctgcaccccactcccaccagcattccccccacccttagttcatgtccatgggccgtacatataagttctttggcttctccatttcccatactattcttaccctccccctgtcttgttcctaccatttatgtttcttattcctatacctttccccccttccctgcccctcccctctaataaccctccatgtgattccatttctgtgattctgttcctgttctagttgtttgcttagtttgtttttgtttttgtttttataggtttagttgttgatagttgtttgttgacattttacggttcataattttgatcttcttcttttccttagataagtacctttaacatttcatataataagggcttgctgatgatgaactcctttaacttgaccttatctgggaagcactttatctgcccttccattctaaatgaaagctttgctggatagagcaatcttgaatgtatgtccttgcctttcctgacttggaatacttccttccagccccttcttgcctgcaaggtttcttttgagaaatcagctgacagtcttctgggaactccttggtaggtaactgtctccttttctcctgttgcttttaagattctctcctgatctttaatcttggctaatgtaattatgatgtgccttggtgtgtgcttccttgggtccaacttctctgggactctctgagcttcctggatttcctggaagtctgtttcttttgccagattagggaagttcttcattatgttttctaataagttttcaatttcttgctctttctcctctccttctggcacccctatgatttggatggtggaatgtttaaagttgtccctgaggttcctaagcctctccccattttttttgaattcttgtttcttcattctgttctggttgaatgtttctttcttccttctgctccaaaccattgatctgagtcccggtttccttcctgtcactgttggttccctgtacattttcctttatttcacttttcatagccttcactttttcctctattttgcaactgtaCCTGAGTACAAGTTTCTGAGTATGGCTGGGAAGGGTTTATTTTGTGCTCCAGGGAGCAGCCCAGTGTCCCTACATGGAGCTGGCATGAAAAAAGCACTCACCTCCAGGCTGGCCTCCTTGGTTCTCTCAGAGCTTTTCCTCAATTGTGGAGAATGTCTGTGTGGAAAATACAGTATCTCAGAAGagcatgaagaagaaaagaagcagcCCAGGCCAACAGCCTCCCTGAGGGACCAGCCAGTACTCCACACACAGGGTCACTGTGACTCCACCGCCAACCGTCAGTACACAGCATGGTGCTGTCCTGTGTCCCCCGGGTGAGGGTCCTCACGCTGCGGGGTTCCTGGGGGTGCCTCGTTTCACTTGGCCAGTGGCAGGCCTCTGTGAGCTGGGCACTGTGTTGGGTGTGGGTCTGCCAGGTGCCCGCCCAGCTCGCTGCCTAGCGCAGCAGCAGCACCTACAGCACAGGGCAGAACCCCTGGCTCTCAGAGTGCGGTCCCCACCGGAAGCCACACAGGTGTCACCTGAAACATGTCCGagatgcagattctcaggcctgCTGCCCTGAATGAGCAACTGTGGGCATGAGACCAGGCACCTGTGTTTAATGGCCCTGACTCTGATGCTTGCTACAGGGAGACCCCACAGAGTGTCCTGGGAGGCCCCAACCACCAGCCAGCTGGGCCACCTTCTGCCCCTCAGCTGTGGTCCTGACACCCGTCTCCAGAACAACCCCACCCTGCCCGTCAGAGCGCTTCTCCCTGAGGGAAGGCCCCTCTCCAACACTCCTCAGACTTTCAGAAAGGTGCTACTAGGACCTCCTACAACCTGCTTCAGACAGGCCCTCCGCCCTGCCCCAACTCTGGTCTGAGCCAGCAGGGACAGAAGGCAATGAGGTACGGATGCCCTGCCGTCCTAGTAGCTGCCCAAGGGACCAGGACTGTAGGCTAACATGCAAAGGCTTGGGGAAGGAgcatggacagatggatggacagactgGGTTGGGATTGCAGGGAGCTTAGTGCCTGCCCCCAGGCTCCCCCGACAACCCCATACCCAGCCCCACTCCTCCCACACCACCACCTTGCTGCTGGCCCTGCATGCCCCgcccccctgcctccacccaggaGCCCCAAGCCCTGAGCCCCAGCGTGCAGCAGCAGGCACTGGGCTCCCGCTGGCCAGAGGGCACCCCACTGGTGAGTGCcgagcccctgcccctccttcgcCTTGCTCCAGCATCCCAAgcccctggtgggggtgggggtcccaaACATTGGTGTTATCCACCACCTTCTAGGGGCATGATAACTACCCTAGGGGTCTAACTACCCTGCGCCCAGgatcctcttccccccacccccgccactgcCTGTGGCTCGCCCTCTCCCGCAGGTGCCCCTGGTGCACTCACCGCTGAGGCGGTGGCGGGTCCTTCCCTCCCGGTCACAGCCGCTCCATCCCCACtcactccctcactccccacaCCCGCGCCAGTCCGCTGGCCTCAGACCTGGTGTGCCAGAAAGCCCCAGGGAGACTGCCTGCCAAAGCCTCTGCCTGCCCAACCTCCCGGTGGGGCTcgccctggggctggaggagggtgggCTGCGCAGCTGGGGAGGGTTTGCTCAAGGCTGCGGCTGGGTGGTGGGTGAGGGAGCAGAATACAGGGAGCAGGAGCTGCAGGAGGGGGAGCCAATGGGTGCGAGGGGGGAGCACAGGAGGTCCGTCGGTGGAGGTGGGGTCCGCCATTCTTCTGACGGGGAGGTGGCCAGTGACAGGAAAATTGATTGCAGGTAAGTGCTTCACCctggcttggggaggagagggagtgcCACGCCTGCCGGCTAGAAATGGAGCACCAGCTTCTCCAGGGCTGGGCACTTGTGCTCTGGAgccctcctgccctgtccccataCGGGAGCATGTGCACTGGAAGTCCACCTGTGTGCCGTCTCCCCACCCAGGGACCAGGTGGGCCCCCATCTGCCCACCTGCTtggcccctgtccctgccctgccctccagcctgGGGTCCTCAGCAAGGGTGAGAGCCTGGAGCTCGTGCTGCTCAAAGTTTGAGACGGTTCTTGCTTCAGCTCGTCCTCTTCTGAGGAGAACAGTTTCCTGGGGACAGTCAGCCAGTcagggggagggctgggagtgggAGCTCCCAGGCAGAAGGTGGCGGATAGCACCAATGACAATGACCCGCCATTGGTTCCTGGTGAAACAATGACCTGGGTTTCCAATAAAGTGTGCTGGAGACCGAATGTGGCCCTGGGACATCCTGCCGTGTGTAAAGACCCTTTTGAGGGGCTCCACTGGTAGGCCACCCTGTCAACGCACCCCGAGCCCAACCTCATCCagctcactgtcccttccctgaGGAAGGAATCTGGGCCCTGACCACAGGCTGCCCCAGGACAGAGGGcgtgtgttgggggagggcaggagtgCGCCCTCTCTGTGAGACGAAGCAGAGGTGGGAAAGCTTGTGCTGGAGGAGGCAGGCCTGTGTTGGGTGCTGGGGGCCATTCTCTTACCCAGGACGTCCCCACATTTGCCCTGCTCCACATCAGTGGCGGCAGAACCTGTGGGTCCGCTACCTCCCAGGGAGGTGTGGGCTCTGAGATAAAGCGTGTAGGAggtttccacatcctctccactcTGCAGCCGCCCTGGTGGACGATGGGCTAGCCGGGAGAGGTTGGAGAGGCACAGGCTGGACCTAGCTCAGGCATGGAGCACTGAGCTCTGAGGCCTGTctctggccccagcccccagggaagGCTCTGTCCTCTTCCCCAAGGAACCCCGGGCAGACACATTCCCTGACGTTGGGGAGGAGATGCTGGGTTACGGAGAACCCGCTGTGTACCCGCCACTGCAGGCAGCATCCTGCACACTGAGTTTGTTTGGTCTGTTCAGCAAGGTTGTATTTTATAGTAGTTGCTTATTGCAGGAAGCCAGGGCTCAGAGAAGTGGCAGGACTTACCCAAGATCACCAGgcccatggggggggggggggtatacTGTGGCAGGGGCTGCAGTGTTGGGCTTGGTTATCGGCACCACACCAGTGGGTGTGCGGTCCCCTCCTGGTGGGAGCTCTGAGTGAGAAAGACCCCCGCATTGGCTCACGGTCAATTCCACAGCATCCCCACTGACTCCTCACCCATAGGGGAAAGGGCTCCAGAGACAATTTTCCCATGAGTGTGTAATTTCTGTGACTAAGATTGCCACTTCTGAATAATGGCTCTGTGAAATTATGTTCCAAGAGGCAGGCACAGTAATAGCGGCCTAATTTTGTTCTGCACTGCTCTTGAGTCTAACACGGGAGGTGGGGTGTTtgggagggtggcaggggctggcagCCTGCTCTGCCCACTTCGGGTTCAGGGCAGCCTGGTGCCTAACAGCAGCCTCAGGGCAGCTGAGAGCTCCATGAAGACGTGGCGTGTGTctaatttagaatcaaaggcaCATTCAGCCACAGCGTGCCTGGAAGCCCAGACCCCAATGCGTcagaccccctgcccccaccatcgGTGAACAGAACACCTTTGGAGGGCTCCTTCTCCCCACCATGCCCGCTTGGGTCCCATGCAGGATGGGCCTCAAATTCCTAGGGTATTTCTTCACATGCGAGGAAGGGCCTCCATGCATCAGGCGTGGGGAACAGCCGACTCCCTTCTTGCAGGAACGAGCCTGTAGGCAGCACTTCTTGAAGGGTGCGAGAGACCCTCCTCCCAGATGGGCACACCCTGGGGAAGTGTGAGCTCTCCCAACGTCACAGCACCCCTGCTGCCTGAGGGCTTGAGCGCTGCCCAAGGGGCCCCTTTGTCTTGAAATGCAATTGTCCCCAAACACATACTTTTGCCTCTTTTGAATAGAGTTTTTGTCACATGCCTCACACCAGGTCACACCACCCAGCAAGCAGTGCTCAGCACCAGGAGCAGCAAATTCAGCAAAACCAGAAAATGTCTCTTTCCCCTCCTGGCAAGGAATCCGGGCAACAGTTTTCCTCTCCCTGCAGTGCCTGTGGCTCCTGTAGCTGCAGAGCCGAGCCTGTCCTGGTCCCAGCTCCCCACTCCCCGCGGGTTTCCTCTTGTCTGCCCGAAACATTGTTCTTGGTGCTCGTAGGTCGACTCTGGTGCTATTTTGTACTTACTTTACTCTGTTTGGGACAGGTGTGTGCTTCTGAGCAGGCCCCTTGTCTTGAGTCGATTCCGCAGGGGTCCTCTCTGACTAGTGGGTCTGTGCCCCTCCCAGTGCTCGGAGCCCCCTgcagccccctctcctccccaccatgTTCTGGGGAACTCCCTCCGCTCCTTTTCTGGTTCGCCGGTCCTCTCTTCAACTGCATCCAGACTGGGTACAGCTTTTTTCCAAATGGTGATTTTTCACACCCAAGAGttgtaattttcaaaaatacatacCTATTCATTTACGTCTTAGACAGAGCCTGAtttatttcacaatattttcatCCATGCCTAATTGAGCATCTTAAACACATTGAACATACCTTAGACATGCTTGTTACATTGTAATATTATTAACCTGAAATGAATCTGCCAGGCCGACTTCAAGTCGGGTGTGTCCCCCCGGGGACAGAGTTGCTGTCCTTGTCAGTGTTCTgggccccccctgcccccaccactcaCCCGTCAGATTTCAGTTGCTTCCCCCACTCCGGACTAGACTCGGGGGCACTGTGGGTCAGCTGAGCAGGGCTCTAGGGAGCTGCTGGGCCTGAGTGACCCTGGCTGGGTCATCACtgccctttccagcccctttcagGACCTTACCGGGCGTCCCCCTTACTAACGCCCCATCCCCTGGGGGCCCAAGGCACCAGTCACACTTctgtcccttttcttctctctctctggccagtggaggtgtttgttttctcttgagcattgccatttttataaactatttcaaacatacagaaaagcacaaaaaCTCTGCAACAAATACATGCACGCCCATGACCTTGAACGGCAGATGTTAACGTTTCCGGTCTTTGCCTCagctctctctctgtaaaatcccACGCACACAGCTGCAGTCTTTCCTTCCAACCCGCTCTCCCCAAACTGTCCCCTTCCGCACTGTCTCCCAGTGTCCGGCCTCTCTCCCGCACACGCACGCATTTCCCCCGGCCTGCGGCACGGGCTACCATTAGCCGCAATTGCTCTGCCCACCGTGTGTCCCCTTATTTACTACATGTGTGGAGGTCCCTTCTGGAGAAAGGCTGCCACAGCTGTGGAGGCGATGCCCCCACCACAGAGCACGTGGAGCGAGCCCTCCCGCTGCAGTGACAGCGCATCGTGCAGCAGTCTCTCAGGTCCTTTCCTCGCCCGGGAACATTCACCCTGAACCCTGCGGCGAGCAGGCTGGCTGGCAGCTGTGGGGGGGCAGGGAAACCAGCGGCTCTGGGACCACATGGCTGGGGCTCTGTGGGGATGACACAGATGCCACTTACCAGGGGATGGTGTTCGTGGGAACCAGGTGGACACCGGCAAAGCCTCTGCAGCCTGAGGTCTAGCTCCTTGCCGTGCGAAAGGCCTGGCACCCTCCTGCTGGCTATGGGGGGCTACCCAGAGTCCAGCTTTGGGGTCACACAGGAGAGCAGGGCTCAGCGGGCATTGCCGCACTTCCAGGTGGCGTCTTGGATGTGAAGGGCCTGCTGTGCCCAGCCAATGTCTTGGCCTGCTAATTATTCCTCTTGACCCTGGGGAGGGTCCCTGAGGGTCCCTGAGGAGGTGACGCCTGTCATACTCAGTCCCTTACCTGTGAGGTTGGAATAGTGATGCTGAGATGAGACGGACCACCCCGGAAAGGTGGGGGATACAGGGATGGTCAGGTCTCCGCAAGCCATCAACAGACAATATGTCGATACGTCGGTGTCTCAACTCAGGGCCGCTGTCCCCTTGTTCCTTCCTCTCTGGGCTCGTTTTCCAAACTATTTGCTTAATGTGATTCCCAGCCAAGTCGCACATGAATAATCATGTTTACCCTACTACTGGGGTAAGGTAATCCTGCGCCTCccggggtgggcggggggagggggaggaagtgcCTGGCCGTCCCATTAATTACCCGCATCCTCCCCTCTTCCACTGCAGAAAGGACAGTGTTCTGCCCTTGGTGGCCATGGAGCCTCCGTTCCCCACCTCCAGACCAGACAGCTGGAATACCTCCTCAGTGGCCGCAGAGTGGCAGACAGGTGGAGGCGGCGGGAATGGGACAGCGGCAGGACCGGCGCCCTCGCCGGGAGCCCGAGCCGTCGTGGTGCCGGTCCTCTACCTGCTGGTGTGCGCGGTGGGGCTGGGCGGCAACGCGCTGGTCATCTACGTGGTGCTGCGCCACGCCAAGATGAAGACTGTCACCAACATCTACATCCTCAACCTGGCGGTGGCCGACGTGCTCCTCATGCTGGGGCTGCCCTTCCTGGCCACGCAGAACGCCGTCTCCTACTGGCCCTTCGGCCCTGTGCTGTGCCGCCTGGTCATGACGCTGGACGGTGTCAACCAGTTCACCAGCATCTTCTGCCTGACCGTGATGAGCGTGGACCGCTACCTGGCTGTCGTCCACCCCATCCGCTCCACGCGGTGGCGCCGCCCACGGGTGGCCAAGCTGGCCAGCGCTGCGGTCTGGGCCTTCTCCCTGCTCATGTCTCTGCCGCTGGTGGTCTTCGCGGACATCCAGGAGGGCTGGGACACCTGCAATCTCAGCTGGCCGGAGCCCGTGGGTCTGTGGGGCGCCATCTTCATCATCTACACATCTGTTCTGGGCTTCTTCGGGCCGCTGCTGGTCATCTGCCTGTGCTACCTGCTCATCGTGGTGAAGGTGAAGGCCTCGGGCGTGCGTGTGGGCTCCGCGAGGCGGCGCTCGGAGCGCAAGGTGACGcgcatggtggtggtggtggtgctggtgttCGTGGGCTGCTGGCTGCCCTTCTTCATCATCAACATCGTCAACCTGGCCGTCGTCCTGCCCGAGGAGCCCGCTGCCGCTGGTGCCTACTTCTTCGTGGTCATCCTGTCCTATGCCAACAGCTGCGCCAATCCTGTGCTCTATGGCTTCCTCTCTGACAACTTCCGCCAGAGCTTCCGGAAGGTTCTGTGCTTCCGAAAGGGCTATGGTGCTGAGGATGTGGATGCCACGGAGCCACGGCCCGAGAAGAGCAGCCAGCTACAGGAGGCCACTTTGGCCGCATGCAGCTCAGAGGCCGATGGGCTCATGCAGACCAGTAGACTGTGAGGGCCGCTGGCCGACGTAcctggcagcccccacccccgcctggtCTGGGTTTCTCGCTAGGCCAAGCCCTTCTCTGAGATGTGGGGACCTGCTCCCCAGGAACCTGAACACTCTCCACGGTGTGAGGGCAGCTGCCTGGTGTGAGGCTGTGGGTGGCCCTGCAGTGATGAGCTGCCACTTCCACCTGTCTGTTCTTGTTGCGCAGGCAGGGGTTCCAGGGCCTtaggtggtgggggcaggggcaccgGCTCAGGGGTCCCAGGCAATGGTCAGGGCATCTCGACCTTTCAGTCCTGCCCCAGCCGGTgtcagcctcccagcctccaccctcttgCCACGTGTGTCCCTCCTCGGGTCAGCCCTGTGCCACCTGATCAGCGCCAAGTGCCACACTGTGAAACTAAAGACTCCGAATGTGCTGGGCTCTGGCCTGTGCCCCCTGGCTCCTggcacctgggagcttgttgaCTTGAGACATGGCAGGTGAGAGGAACAGAAGCTGCAAATGCCCCCAGGGCGGTGAGAGAGGGTGATGGCTCACCTCTGCTGCTCCGTCTCCCTTCCTTCTAGCCAcagtccccagtgaggggagcAAGGAATGGGGACTATGGGTTCAGTGGTCAGAGTGGGTGGGGAAGGCGGCAagtgcagagggagagggagaagctgAGCTTGGGGGGTGAAGAGTCAGCCCCCAGGTTTCTGGGTGAATGGGTAGGAGCACAGGTGTCCAGAGGGGCTcagggcagggggcctgggtCACCGGCAGAGGCTGTCCTGGGAAGGGGGCAGGTGAGGACACGGGAACTTACAGTTACCTCCCCTGCTTTCAGCAGGGCCTTTGGGCTGCAGAGGGAGCGGAGATGAGAGCAGAAGAGGAGAAATATCCAAACAGCAGTGTGGGGAGCAGCCTCTCAGTGCAAATAGCAGCAGGCTGGAAAAGGCTGCGTGGGTGGATGCAAACGCCAGCAAATGCCAGGAATGTCTGAGTCCCCCAGACTGGAGTGGTCCCATCCACCTTCCAGAAATGCCAGCAACTCCCACCACCCAGGTCCACAGCTGGGTCCCAGAGAAGATGCCTGCCCAGGCCTTGCTGGGGCCCTGAGTGCCCTGGGCCCCTACCCAGGGCTGGACAGAAAGGTCCAGGGTATAGGGCCTCACTCAACCTGCAGACCCCCTGCCTGGGACAGCCCTGATGAATGCCACCTCACCTGAgcttcctctgcagcccagagCAGGACCCTAACCCTCAGGTGGGCAGGGGGAGCACGGGAGCCTTGTTGGGTGGGAGAAAGCCCTGGGTCTTGCCACTGACCCCAGGCAGAGGCCAAACCTTGGAAACAGTGGCGAATTGAGGGCGCTAGAGTTTGAAAACCACTCTCCTGAATAAATTACAGAATAAATGTTTGACTCCTTCCCAAAGCAAATATTGTCCCTGGAGCCAAGGAGCCGGCGCAAATCAGAGCGCGCGGGTAGGGGGAGGTGGGCAAACACTCAGCCAGTGATCGGTGGACACTTAGAAGATACCACAGTGGAAGGTGTAAACAATAGGGGTTAAAAGAATTGATGTGCATTTGCcttggggctgggcagggggctcCTCTCACTTCCTGGGAGGGATAGGATCTGAATTTGGCCTCAAGGGATTGGGGAGGAGCTTGTTTGGGTCCCCTGTCCTTGGCTGGCTGCCTTGAGGGATCCAGGCTGTCTCTGCCACTCCTGGGCTCAGTtccagggagcaggggcagctCCTCCTTGTGGGGCCCACAGAACCTGAGACTGGAGTC is a window of Desmodus rotundus isolate HL8 chromosome 1, HLdesRot8A.1, whole genome shotgun sequence DNA encoding:
- the SSTR5 gene encoding somatostatin receptor type 5 yields the protein MEPPFPTSRPDSWNTSSVAAEWQTGGGGGNGTAAGPAPSPGARAVVVPVLYLLVCAVGLGGNALVIYVVLRHAKMKTVTNIYILNLAVADVLLMLGLPFLATQNAVSYWPFGPVLCRLVMTLDGVNQFTSIFCLTVMSVDRYLAVVHPIRSTRWRRPRVAKLASAAVWAFSLLMSLPLVVFADIQEGWDTCNLSWPEPVGLWGAIFIIYTSVLGFFGPLLVICLCYLLIVVKVKASGVRVGSARRRSERKVTRMVVVVVLVFVGCWLPFFIINIVNLAVVLPEEPAAAGAYFFVVILSYANSCANPVLYGFLSDNFRQSFRKVLCFRKGYGAEDVDATEPRPEKSSQLQEATLAACSSEADGLMQTSRL